Proteins from one Juglans microcarpa x Juglans regia isolate MS1-56 chromosome 1S, Jm3101_v1.0, whole genome shotgun sequence genomic window:
- the LOC121247438 gene encoding uncharacterized protein LOC121247438: protein MNRTFSSKIPKKPSLALAAAKNEESNRRKKKRSPSRNPFQDLNAISSCSSSNCSEASSVSMEGPRCCLRFSLSHHHSSSSSSSNSKLKTPFRMPKTLSKTPKSAPVVRVSKLSKSKPSKENTLSKSFAEENSDRPITKRGQKLNNNPRPYQRQSGKKAGSRTVQKSKTSSVLNNVGYPVNKSEGEELARVVGDVGEVTKLKPLGAHATCTPLTKIANGPGLDCEIGKVVEEDSNRSNSKTPPVLASVSPEIQCGSSVVSTTITPGCYGAGHIVSGVTDKRKCRPRGILTVGENDSGFGSVKPFDSFDDFEDVVGFGNDSTVIPEPAEASMHWVLSPFNEEEEDQKENSENGSCRLQRLGGSAMVHSPSSPATVHEFSSDLCSDRNTASTTDSNRRRSTLISPNRLPEFDGLAVMSSPHATASWGAITLKEGKENRCDLEPENSPFSMNSLCSGNVMQTPQSDSSSGRLCLSWLNEESYKKHHFESELNSAAEVLQMTTLSPKSQISIGDPVDSSFQFDCLTTSSNSINFTQFPKNLDDQASWISNSTLDNVSQSQMRISWREGLFSQIYEIDDSDCCRCLSDEEEDANNCSNDRLKPHHNPVACVDVASDHILTNNSRTAEFVDNDSRTYGKGKGQFCPHISCSCAESISTDGGGLVASRDSDWTLC, encoded by the coding sequence ATGAACCGGACTTTCTCGTCTAAGATTCCGAAGAAACCCTCTCTGGCACTGGCAGCGGCGAAGAACGAAGAGAGCAATCGAAGGAAGAAGAAGCGGAGTCCCTCTCGAAATCCATTCCAGGATCTCAATGCCATTTCCAGCTGCAGCAGTAGCAATTGTAGTGAAGCTTCTTCCGTGTCTATGGAAGGTCCTAGATGCTGTCTCAGGTTCTCCCTCTCTCACCACCATTCCTCCTCAAgttcttcttctaattcaaaGTTGAAAACCCCTTTTCGAATGCCCAAAACTCTCTCTAAAACTCCCAAATCAGCCCCAGTTGTAAGGGTCTCGAAGTTGTCCAAATCTAAGCCCTCAAAAGAGAACACTCTGTCAAAGTCATTTGCCGAAGAAAACTCAGATAGACCCATAACAAAAAGAGGGCAGAAATTGAATAATAACCCTCGTCCGTATCAGCGGCAATCTGGAAAAAAAGCCGGTTCTAGAACCGTGCAAAAGTCGAAAACTTCTTCCGTTCTGAACAATGTTGGCTATCCTGTGAACAAGTCTGAAGGAGAAGAACTGGCGAGGGTGGTTGGTGACGTAGGTGAGGTCACCAAACTCAAACCATTGGGTGCTCATGCAACTTGTACTCCTTTGACTAAGATAGCGAATGGGCCGGGTTTGGATTGTGAAATTGGTAAGGTTGTGGAGGAGGACTCAAACAGGAGCAATAGCAAGACACCTCCTGTTCTGGCCTCTGTGTCGCCTGAGATACAGTGCGGATCATCCGTGGTCTCGACCACGATAACTCCCGGTTGTTATGGTGCTGGTCACATTGTTTCTGGGGTCACCGACAAAAGGAAGTGCAGGCCTAGAGGGATTCTGACTGTAGGAGAAAATGATTCTGGGTTTGGTAGCGTTAAGCCTTTTGATAGTTTTGATGATTTCGAAGACGTTGTTGGGTTTGGTAATGATTCAACTGTGATCCCTGAACCAGCCGAGGCTTCAATGCATTGGGTTTTATCTCCATTTAACGAGGAGGAAGAGGATCAAAAGGAGAATTCTGAAAATGGGTCGTGTAGATTGCAGAGGTTAGGAGGGTCTGCCATGGTCCATTCTCCTTCCTCACCTGCAACTGTTCATGAGTTTTCTTCAGATCTATGTAGCGATCGTAATACGGCTAGTACTACTGATAGTAACAGAAGAAGAAGCACTTTAATTTCTCCAAATCGACTTCCTGAATTTGATGGATTAGCCGTCATGTCTTCTCCCCATGCAACAGCTAGTTGGGGGGCCATCACCTTAAAGGAAGGTAAAGAAAATCGTTGTGATCTTGAACCTGAGAATTCTCCATTCTCCATGAACTCTTTGTGTAGTGGAAATGTTATGCAAACCCCACAATCAGACTCAAGCTCAGGTAGACTTTGCTTATCATGGTTGAATGAAGAGAGTTACAAGAAACATCACTTTGAATCTGAACTCAATTCGGCGGctgaagttcttcaaatgacaACATTGTCTCCCAAAAGCCAAATATCTATTGGGGATCCTGTTGACTCAAGTTTCCAGTTTGATTGTCTAACTACTTCTTCCAACTCCATCAATTTTACCCAATTTCCAAAAAACTTGGACGATCAAGCTTCTTGGATTTCTAATTCTACTTTAGATAACGTGTCACAATCCCAGATGAGAATATCGTGGAGGGAAGGATTATTTAGCCAGATTTATGAGATCGATGATTCCGACTGTTGCCGATGCTTGTCAGATGAGGAGGAAGATGCTAATAACTGCAGTAATGACAGGTTAAAACCCCATCATAATCCTGTGGCCTGTGTTGATGTAGCAAGTGATCATATATTAACTAACAACTCTAGGACTGCTGAATTTGTGGATAACGATTCCAGAACTTATGGGAAAGGTAAAGGACAGTTTTGTCCTCATATATCATGTTCTTGTGCAGAATCCATAAGCACTGATGGTGGTGGCCTTGTTGCTTCGAGGGATTCAGATTGGACTCTATGCTAG